The sequence taattttgcatgcatgtggtttacgtaggtttggtttttcggacgttacactcGAACTGTTGCAATATTTGCTACCCACAATAATTCTTTTAATGGATTCCTTTGAGTTATAGACCTTCCGAACTCTATAAACATCAACGATAAATTTTCTTACGGTCTTATTTAAAATCCTCTCTCTCGAGTAATAGATCTCAAATAAATATGACAATCAAATTAGTGATCAACTAACTGAAAGCAATAAGATCcggaaaatataaataaacaaagaaGTAATCTGGATGTACAAATCAACcattcataaataaagattCGACTAAACTACATCGTCCTCTagatttaataaattagttCATGAATGAAAAACACCAAAATAAATTCATGTTCTTCAACATCACTAATAGAATAAAATTAAGTAAGAAGAAGGGAAGAAGAATCAAATCAGAGTTGCGACTCTGTCCTCGGTAGATGCACTCTTCGTCTTCGTTCTTCGTTCTCGGTCTCTTTTCTGTTCTCTGGATTTTTGTGCATGACTGCCGCTCTCTCTTGTGGCTagggtttaaatttttataaatgcgTGAATGATTGCGAAAGACCATAAAAAGCTCGTCAGATTCTGTCTCCTATGCACGCAGGGTTGTGAAGGATTTCACGTAGCCACGCGCGAGCTTCTGGTATTTGCGAAGCCCCGCTAAACCAGCGCCCGCATGCGATGctgttcattaattttttttttcgctcGTGCTTCTTCTGCTTTCTTGTTCACTTCATTCTTccattttgaaatttaatttattcctTGTTGGTCACAAGTTATGTGTCCATGCTTGAATCTTGCAATGACATAAACAACAGCCAAAGCGCATAAATCCGCTCGTTATTCACATACTTTCATGCCACTTCCTTGGGTAATTTAAGTGGAAAACTTGCACTTATCAAATACCCCCAAACTTAAGGTTTGCTAGTCCCGAGCAAATTGTAAAAATTACATTCAATGTTGTTCTAGGAAATTAACAAAACGAAAGTGGTGGAAGAGAGTAATCATTATGGCCTCAAATATCACATGTTTAGGTTTTCAATCTTGATGCATGAACACATTACTTAACAGTCCACGTGTGTGTGTGGATCATCAATCTCATCTACCCAACCCAACATAGTGATAGATTTAAGCTTCTAGTTTACCTCATATAAACATAGAATGTTTAACTCAAGTTTCAAGCTATTATCTAGGGAAATAATTATCTATGCACAAAGATCACCAGGACTTTGGATAAACATTTGGTTCAAAAGATAATAAAGAGAATTATACCAAAATGTAACGTGATGTCATGAGATGTATACGTGTAAATGGTCAGATTTCATACTCGTTGACAGTGCTTTTGAAGTGTCCATAGGCTTAACTTTAACAACTCTTCTCCACTATTATATTGGATATGCGTGACTCCGTTAATAGGTCTTGTAAGCATATATCGTTAGGCTACGGCTCACGGCTTGAATAAATGTATGAAAATCAAAGATGAGagaaaacaaacaaattttttttttgcagctATTCTCTCTCTTTCATATTCCAcctttaattgatttttttcatcatttttttcttttcatctaCAGTTCTTTCTTTTCTCATGTTCACCATCTTCACACCACACATTCCTCCTTTTActtcataattttttatgttttactcCCCTTTCTCCCAcgagtatttttttcttttcattttaatAGCGCTGAAAGGTGTTCATTGCTCTCACATTCATGCAGCAATTAGTATATAGGCTTGGGATTTTTGGCAGTTTACATAGGACAAAGAAAAATGTACTAACGGGGCTATTTTGTGCCCTGGCACACACCATTCGAttttttaaattgtctcaaactaGGACAATAGAGATTAATATGACATATTGGTAGGCTCGAAAGGCTCAAACGATCCaaaaatcgcctaaatcatcTCGAAATCATACAATATCCGTATTTCGCCTCGAAGAGTGTTAAACCAAGTTCTGGACTACTTCTCATTCACTAATCAACTTTTACAATCCGACCATGTGCATCAAAATAATGATATGACACTTTTTAGAACAAATTCAATTACACATCTCCTTATCGTTAGGCTCAAAGGGCTTcaaatgatatgttataaaaatttaaatgtgcCCAAAGAAACTCAATGAATGCCTAGATCATTTATGTGCTTGTAACATTTACTTCAATATCATATAGAAATCACAAAAAGTCTCAAATTATGTCGTCTATCAGTAATACTTAGCGTGCACTATACGTTCTCTCCTTATCAGATGTATCGATGATCATGGCGAAAGTGCATAAATGGTTgtgaaattttaagaaattgtacaCATGCACCATGACTCAACCAGTTTGGCAAAAATATCATTATGGGCCCACTGATTCTTCTTCCACACTTGGCCTACTAGACactgaataaattttttttgggcaAAATATTAAACTAACTATAGCAAGAATTCAAGTAACAGGAATTAAATTAAAGTACCCtcccaaatttaaaatatgcattgtCTTCAATGTATGTAAGAGTTAAAAAATTAGGACAATTCATACTTGGGGCGACAAGCGTCTATATTCGTCGTTATCATCATTTTCTTCCATGTGTTGGGGTGTTCAACTCATCACACAGACCTGCTCATTAAAAGATTATTAGTCTAAGTGATGTGAAAATATGTGactaaaaaaaaactaaattaaaatgcagaaaataaaatttcgtgGATTGCCTCCCACGCAGTGCTATGTTTAAAGTCATCAGCCTGACTCTTCTTCCAGTTCAAGGTGGATCATGTGATCTCTTGGACACCTTGATTACCACCCTCTGGCCTTCAACCTCCATGGAAAACCTTCCTTTCTTAACATCTATTATGGCTCCAGTGGTATCCAAGAATGGCCGTCCTAGAATAATAGGAACATTCTGACTGTTCTTCATGTCAAGCACAACGAAATCTGCTGGAAGCCTCAGTTTATCGACTTGTACTTCAACATCTTCCACCAACCCCGAAGGTACCTTGACAGATTTATCTACCAATTGCAAGATCAGTTCTGTGGGATTCATCTTCCTCAGTCCATGTTTCTCGTAAAGAGAATTTGGCATTACGTTCAATCTCGCACTTGAATTACAAAGAGCCTCTCCCACCATTCGGCCCCGTATTGCACATGGTACATCTAATTTCTCGGGGTCTTGCAGCTTCTTGGAAGATTTCTTTGTATCTCCTCATCGTCTCCTTCAGTGCGAAGCATTTCGAAAGGAATTTTGTAGCCAATTCTTGCCAAGTAGTTATGCTCCCTAGCAACAGTGAATGGAGCCAACCTCTAGCTTGATCCCTGAGAGAAAACTAAAACATAAGCAATCTAATAATATTGTCAagaacattattaatttttaccgtGTCAATAATCTCCATAAATCTCTTCAGATGCAGATGAGGATCTACAATTCCTGCTTCCCCAAACTGGTTCTGCTGAACCATGTTAATTAGTGATGGCTTTAGCTCAAAATTGTTAGCATTTTTCGTTTTGTGAGCTATGCCAAAGTAGTGGGCGTTGATCACCGATTTGAAATGGTATCTGATAGGCACCACATGAGTGAGTGGGTTTTCGTTCTCTCTGTATTCATTCATTGAATTAACCTCTCCTCTTCATGCTTTTCTCAAGGCTCTTGCTGCCTTTTTAATTTCTGGGTCAAAAATCAACGAGTCAAGCTCTAAGTTTGTCGCATAAACTGCAACAGAGGAGAACCagagtgaataaataaataaaaaaacaaatctaaattaAAGTATAGACTAATTAGTagtgatattaatattaaaattaatttagagCACTCCTCGGAAACGATGACAAAAATTTGCTGCAATATTTGCTACCCGCAAGTGAACggtgtcaagttttagtactTGGTAGAGCACAGATATCGATCCCACAGGGAgtgcaatttaattataaattaattaccaCAACTAAAATAATCagactttatttagaaaatttaataaaatttttgttgtTAATTATGAACTAAAATTAATGAAAGTGCGCAAAAGATTTAAAATCAGTGAGAATGATAATCTAGAGATACGATTTCACTTTGTCTTCACTACATTAAAATTATCATTGACATGTATATTTATAATTTCGAACCGATAGATGCGCTCTTCGTCTTCATTCTTTGTTTTCGCTCTTTTTCCCATTTTCTGGATTTTTGTGCGTGACTGCCGCTCTCTCATGTGGTTAgcgtttaattttttttttataaatgcaTGAATGGTTGCGAAAGCCCAAGAAAAGCCCGTCAAATTCTTTCTCCTGCGGGCGCTCGGCTGCACAAGATTTCGGGCAGCAGCACGCAAGCTTTAGTTATTTGGGCAGCCGCACTGTGCGCATGCTACTGTTCATTCATTTTTTTCTCTTGCACTTCTTCTGCTTTCTTGTTCACTTCATTTTCCATTtcgaaatttaatttattcctTGTTGGTCACAAGTTATACGCTTATGCTTGATTCCTGCAATAACATAAACAACTACCAAAACACATAAATTCGCTCGATATTCGATATTCGCATACTCTCATGCCACTTTCTTGGGTAAGTAAAGTGCAAAACTTTCACTTATCACGAACTTTGCATTTATTGCAAAAATCATTAAAACGAATCAACATTTTCAAAACCTCATAAAACCATCACACTTTAAAGACATATCAGATCCAGGAGATCACTACGTGCTATATTCGCGcttattcattattttatatacTGTAAAGTGTGAAGTACTTGTTGTAAGGTcaaaaaattaagacgacgtaactcAACTGTAtacaaatctaagaaatatgaaaaataagtaattaattgatttaattgcttaattgattatgtgacatgcatgattatatgttaaataggatttaattgtcatgatgcataaaattgtatttttaaggattattcaagttgcgatcgaagaacggagaccgagggctgaaaaacgtaaaatgtttttattaaataattattttaaattttttaaaatatggttgatggtttttcttatttttgaatataaggggttttgaggttattttatacgtcgagacgtaaattttatcggcgttggtttttcaacaaaaatacgaactttttggcaacccggctaataaatgcacaaacttatttttaacaaaactattttaatattttaattaaatcctaattaagactaatggacttaaattatgagcttaataggcctaagcttaattaaggattttattaatatataatatgaaataCACCCACAAACCACACACAACCTACACGCCTCAAATCAGAATTTTTCCCTCACCAAAACACTCCAATACACGACTCACCCACACACATAAATTGGTAGAAAATTTCGAAAGAAGCTCAAggaattcaagccaaggttcttgccccgttcttcgcaaatcgtcaacgaataatcgtgctttttaaaacgcaaaggcacgcctattctttccttcaaaacatcatcacaccataatatgtttttatgcatgaaaagtatGGAAATCAAGTGTCACTTtgatttattttcgaaatttcatcATATGTCAAACTTTTGGCTTGTATATtccttcaaaaatcatgtttttgtatgATTTAAGGACTGCCATGATTTAGGTTATGATTAAGAATGGTATTACACATGATATAGGATCCTAGACACACACTACACACGCTGGAAACCACGAAATAATAAGCTGGTAAAACATGTTGCTGTCATGCGAGG comes from Primulina huaijiensis isolate GDHJ02 chromosome 2, ASM1229523v2, whole genome shotgun sequence and encodes:
- the LOC140971872 gene encoding uncharacterized protein, encoding MVGEALCNSSARLNVMPNSLYEKHGLRKMNPTELILQLVDKSVKVPSGLVEDVEVQVDKLRLPADFVVLDMKNSQNVPIILGRPFLDTTGAIIDVKKGRFSMEVEGQRVVIKVSKRSHDPP